Part of the Carnobacterium pleistocenium FTR1 genome is shown below.
TATATCCCAGTAGTGGAACGAAATTTTGAATAATAACAATAGCTGTAAGAATACCTAAAATAGCGGTTCTATAAGCGCTTCTATTTTTTTTGTACACCGTATCCCTTCTTTCTATAAAAATTTACTTCTTTTGTATCCATTGTTATTTTACATTATTCTGTTAAGAATATCATTATAAATTTCTTTGCTTTCAAGTCCATTAACGCACTAAAAGGCATACGTCTATTTTCAGAATCCTATCTATTTTTTTACAGTCCAGTAGAATAGGTTGCCTAATAAATAAATTCATCTAAGCATAAAAAAACTCAAGGTAGTGAACTTCAAAAATGAGGTTTCACACAAATTTTTGAAGTCTATCCATCCTTAAGCATTTTCTCTTATTAGTATAGAAATACGCTAAAGTCCAACTTGATTTTTACTCGCCTACGTTAAAAGCTGGCTCTAAGTGACCGGTTTCTGAGAGTTCATCCAAGTAATCATGCACTTCTGGAGAAGTAAAAGCTTTAAGTAAAGCTTGAATTTCAGCTGAATCTTGGTTATCTTCTCGTGTAATCAATTGTAAAGCAAAAGTAAGGTCTTCGTCATCTTCTAATATCAATGCATCTTCCGTTGTTAACCCAATACTGTCAATGTAGGTAGGATAATTAAAAACTAATTCTACTCCATCTTCATAAGCACCAGTTAAATTCAATAGGTCAATGTGTGTAAATGTAAAATTATGAGGGTTTTCTGTTACATCATCTGCAGTTACTTCATATTTATTTACTTCTGGATCCAATGTTAGCAATTCATAATCTTCTAGTATCGCCAAAGCTCGTGCTTCATTAGAAGAGTCGCTAGGAAGAGCAACTTCTGCGCCATCTTCAATTTCCTCAACGGAATCATAAACAGGTGAATAAAAACCGACAATCGGATTATAAATAGTTTGAAGTGCCACTAAATCACCTTCACGCTCTTGATTGAATTTTTCCATAAATGGTTCATGTTGGGCAAAGTTGGCATCTACTTCATCATTCAAAAGGGCCTCATTGTATTGGATATTATCTGATACTTCCACTAACTCCACTTTATACGGTTCTTCAATAACATCTCCAGCAATCTCAACAATATCAGTCATCGGTGGCAAATGTGAAGCAACCTTGATCACAATCTCTTCTTGATCAGTTGATCCTTCACTTGAAGCGACTTCAGTTGACTCATCTGAATCTCCTGTACCACACGCTGCTAATAATAATGCTAAACTGCTTAAAACTAATCCTTTTTTTATCATAATAAACTCTCTCCTTTAAAATATGAATTTTACTATCGTTTATCTATTTTTCGAGCGATTTGTAGTCCTAACCACTGTACAAAGACTACGAAAATAATAATAATAACAATTGCCGTATACATAATATCTGTTTCATACCGTTGGTAACCATAGCGAATCGCAAAATCTCCAATTCCACCACCGCCAATTACTCCCATAATAGTAGAGTACGAAATGAAACTAACAAAAGCAGTCGTAAAGCCGATCAATAAAGAACTTCTTGCTTCCACATATAAAAATTTCCATACTAGTTGAGGAATAGTGGCTCCCATTGACTGAGCCGTTTCTATTACGCCCTTAGGTACGTCAATCAATGACTGCTCAACAAAACGCGCGTATAAAACAATGGCAATAAGCATCATTGGAAATGAAGCAGCAATTGGGTCACCTGTTGCACGTCCGTAAAGATACCGGATGGCGGGCTGCATAGCTATCACCAATAGTAAAAAAGGAAAAGAACGAATGATATTGACAAAGACATTTGCTAAGCGATATAAGACCTTATTTTCCATTGGTTTACCTTTTGCGGTCAAAAAAAGTAAAGTTCCCAATGGCAGTCCTAAAATAATAGCCGCAACCATTGCAAAGCCCATCATGATACCTGTTTCATAAAGACTTTCAATCAAATTTGGCGCATAATCAATGACACGCTCAGTATAAATTTCAAACGTATTAGACATCTCCTAACACCTCCAATGCCCGTTGGTGATACGATTGGAATTCTTTTTGATTTATTTTTTGCTTCACTTGAATCGTATCGATTAGTTTTCCCTCTTCAATCACCGCAGCACGAGTACATAATTCTTTTATAACTTCTAGCTCATGTGTCACGATCACTACGGTCATCCCGAATTGTTGATGAGCTTTTTTCAAAACATCGACAATTTCTTTCGTTGTGCCTTGGTCTAATGCAGATGTTGGTTCATCACATAATAGAATGGTTGGACGGGTAATCAATGCACGAGCAATACCGACGCGCTGTTTTTGCCCACCAGACAGCTCAGCAGGATAACTGTGCCGCTTATCTTTCAAACCAACAAAATCCAAAACTTTTTCCATTGGTAAAGTATGCTCATACTCATACATTTCCAATGGCAAATGAATATTTTCTTCCACTGTTTTATTGCTAAGCAAATTAAATTGTTGGAAAATCATGCTGATTTTTTTTTGATGCAGTCGCAATTCTTTTTTTGTCAATTGTTGGACGTCCACACCATCAACGAGTACTTGCCCACCATCAGGTTTTTCTAAAGCATTAATAAAACGTAGTAAAGTTGATTTTCCAGCCCCACTCTCCCCAATTATTCCAAATAATTCATTTTTTTCAATAGACAAACTAATATCATCCACCGCTTTGAATTGGCCATTTTGCCCATTAAATTTTTTTGAAATACCTTTTAGCTCAATCAAATAAGGACACCACCTCTTGTTTTTAACCTAGTTACATTTACTAAAATAAAACGCTTAAAAACATTTCTTTCCTAAACATAGAACTTAACAGAAACGTGTACTTTCTTTCACACAAATCATAGTATAGATATTTTCAAAAATAGAAGCAATGAAACGTTGAATTCTACAGCGAATTTTAAAAAATCTATTAATTAAAAGTATGAGTAAAACGTTGGCTTAATAAGGTTTTTTTTTTTTTAACCCATTTTTTAAAAGACAATATTGTTTTTATTGGTTCGCTTTATTCATTTTATCCATTTGTTTTCTAAAATTCCCGAAAAAAAAAGACCAGAAACGATTCCTAGTCTTTTGCACTCAATACGAGAACTCATTTATTCAAATGAAGCGATGTATTGTTTCATGTATTCTGGAAGGTCAGGAGGTCTGCGACTTGAAATGATGTGACCATCTGTAATAGCAGGAACGTCATGCCAAATTGCACCTGCATTCGTCATGTCATCTTTTATTCCTGGAGTACTCGTAACATTTATTCCCTTAAGGATCCCTGCTGAGATCAATACCCAACCAGCATGACAGATTTGTCCGATAGGTTTCTTTTGTTGGTCAAAATATTGGACAAATTCAATAACTTTAGGAAAGCGTCTTAATTTATCAGGAGACCAACCTCCAGGAACTAAAATACCATCGTAATCTTCTTTAGTGATTTCTTCAAAACTATAGTCAGACGTTACTGGTACACCGTACTTCCCATGATAAACAGTATCTTTCTTTTCGGCTACTAGATGTACCGTCGCTCCAGCTTCTCTTAAGCGCAAAACAGGGTACCATAGTTCTAAATCTTCAAAGTCATCACTGACTAAAGCAATCAGTTTCTTGTTTTCTACAGACACAATCTATTCCTCCTTTAAATTTTCACGTTAAACATAAGTGTAGTCTATCAATTCTGCCTATGAAGCGCAACTAATGAGCACCTTAAATATGTTCTTCGATAAACTCTTCCGTCAACTCACGAACCGGTTCGCTACCATAATCATTGATGAAATCTTCTAGAATCCCTAAAAAAACGCTCCCTTTTTTAGCTGTTCCATCACTCTCATCTTCAAAAAAACGAATAAAGTAATTTTGATAGTTTTTGTAACCATCTACAAAACCGAGACTTTTTATAAATCGATTTTCTTCTACTTCAGCTTCTAATTGGATATCTTGCTCTTTTAATTCTTCACTCTGATTAATGACAAGCTCTATTAAATCTTCCTTTGATAAAGCATTAAGTGTTTTTGGATCCATTTATTCGTCCCCTTTCTTATTCATTCTTTTGTAATTGTAAGTGCTTTTTAAGTAATTGTAAACTTCTGCTACTCTACTACTTGAAAAGACTGGATACTTCTATTCACTCTCCCCATTAGTACAAGTAAAAGTTGTTTTTCATCAGCTGGCCAACTTTTCAAAATTAGACTATAGGATTTTTCAAACTCAAATGAATATGCAAGAATAAGTTTTCGTGATTCAGTAGTTAGAGAAAGATACATATATCGTTTGTCAGTTCCAGGTTCTTTCGTTATAAAACCCTTTTTTTCTAAATTTTTAACTTGTCTACTTAGAGTAGATTTATCTAAATCGGATTGATC
Proteins encoded:
- a CDS encoding MetQ/NlpA family ABC transporter substrate-binding protein → MIKKGLVLSSLALLLAACGTGDSDESTEVASSEGSTDQEEIVIKVASHLPPMTDIVEIAGDVIEEPYKVELVEVSDNIQYNEALLNDEVDANFAQHEPFMEKFNQEREGDLVALQTIYNPIVGFYSPVYDSVEEIEDGAEVALPSDSSNEARALAILEDYELLTLDPEVNKYEVTADDVTENPHNFTFTHIDLLNLTGAYEDGVELVFNYPTYIDSIGLTTEDALILEDDEDLTFALQLITREDNQDSAEIQALLKAFTSPEVHDYLDELSETGHLEPAFNVGE
- a CDS encoding methionine ABC transporter permease — encoded protein: MSNTFEIYTERVIDYAPNLIESLYETGIMMGFAMVAAIILGLPLGTLLFLTAKGKPMENKVLYRLANVFVNIIRSFPFLLLVIAMQPAIRYLYGRATGDPIAASFPMMLIAIVLYARFVEQSLIDVPKGVIETAQSMGATIPQLVWKFLYVEARSSLLIGFTTAFVSFISYSTIMGVIGGGGIGDFAIRYGYQRYETDIMYTAIVIIIIFVVFVQWLGLQIARKIDKR
- a CDS encoding type 1 glutamine amidotransferase domain-containing protein, with product MSVENKKLIALVSDDFEDLELWYPVLRLREAGATVHLVAEKKDTVYHGKYGVPVTSDYSFEEITKEDYDGILVPGGWSPDKLRRFPKVIEFVQYFDQQKKPIGQICHAGWVLISAGILKGINVTSTPGIKDDMTNAGAIWHDVPAITDGHIISSRRPPDLPEYMKQYIASFE
- a CDS encoding MarR family winged helix-turn-helix transcriptional regulator, with the translated sequence MENQPEIPIHSLIERFIEFNQNYLRLEKQLLAKYKITKSGFSIMSVINDEKISLNELSDQSDLDKSTLSRQVKNLEKKGFITKEPGTDKRYMYLSLTTESRKLILAYSFEFEKSYSLILKSWPADEKQLLLVLMGRVNRSIQSFQVVE
- a CDS encoding methionine ABC transporter ATP-binding protein; translation: MIELKGISKKFNGQNGQFKAVDDISLSIEKNELFGIIGESGAGKSTLLRFINALEKPDGGQVLVDGVDVQQLTKKELRLHQKKISMIFQQFNLLSNKTVEENIHLPLEMYEYEHTLPMEKVLDFVGLKDKRHSYPAELSGGQKQRVGIARALITRPTILLCDEPTSALDQGTTKEIVDVLKKAHQQFGMTVVIVTHELEVIKELCTRAAVIEEGKLIDTIQVKQKINQKEFQSYHQRALEVLGDV